One Spirochaetota bacterium genomic window carries:
- a CDS encoding acyl-CoA/acyl-ACP dehydrogenase: MDFGLTEEQRIIQDTFKAFCEKELNWEYVRWMDENVDFPPDELWQKFVEMGLFSAAIPEEYGGQGLGQVDIMLAFEQICKKSMSIALATGVTSGFGVRFIAELGTKEQKEKYLPLIAEGKYKTCMALTEPAGGTDILGALSTTAEEKSDRFVINGQKVFITGAHVADGLMTICKTEKDAKKAKSWTTFIVPGKSKGITINKIGKISCHHCESVEIFFDNVEVPKENMLGTRGNAFYEIMTVLNPERIGVAMMGVGIIAAIYEACMRYVQERAAFGGPIGRFQILQNYMADMYINLENSRNLTYKSAWLCDNKKPYHLEATMAKLVAAEGARHAGTFGSEIFGGYGICSEYPVSMFLRDAYQIQFSPISNEMSRNMLMQFQGLPKSWA, encoded by the coding sequence ATGGATTTCGGATTAACTGAAGAACAACGGATCATTCAGGATACATTCAAGGCCTTTTGCGAAAAGGAGCTGAACTGGGAGTACGTGCGCTGGATGGACGAGAATGTTGATTTCCCCCCTGATGAACTCTGGCAAAAATTTGTTGAGATGGGTCTCTTCAGCGCCGCGATACCCGAAGAGTATGGCGGGCAGGGGCTCGGCCAGGTTGATATAATGCTCGCCTTCGAGCAGATTTGTAAAAAGTCGATGTCGATAGCGTTGGCGACCGGCGTCACCAGCGGCTTCGGCGTGCGGTTTATCGCCGAGCTCGGAACAAAGGAGCAGAAGGAGAAGTACCTGCCCCTCATAGCAGAGGGCAAGTACAAGACCTGCATGGCATTGACCGAACCGGCGGGGGGCACGGACATCCTCGGCGCCCTGTCAACAACGGCGGAAGAGAAGAGCGACCGTTTCGTGATCAACGGCCAGAAAGTGTTCATCACCGGCGCCCATGTGGCGGACGGTCTCATGACCATCTGCAAGACCGAGAAGGACGCGAAGAAAGCTAAGTCCTGGACCACCTTTATCGTGCCGGGAAAGTCAAAGGGAATAACCATCAATAAAATCGGCAAGATAAGCTGCCATCACTGCGAATCGGTGGAGATATTCTTCGATAACGTCGAGGTGCCCAAGGAGAACATGCTGGGCACCCGGGGAAATGCTTTCTACGAGATCATGACGGTGCTCAACCCGGAGCGCATCGGCGTAGCCATGATGGGCGTGGGAATCATAGCGGCCATCTACGAGGCGTGCATGAGATACGTTCAGGAGCGCGCCGCCTTCGGCGGGCCCATAGGCCGGTTCCAGATCCTGCAGAACTATATGGCGGACATGTACATCAACCTGGAGAATTCCCGGAACCTCACATACAAATCCGCCTGGCTTTGCGACAACAAGAAGCCGTATCACCTTGAAGCAACCATGGCGAAGCTTGTCGCCGCCGAGGGGGCGAGGCACGCGGGCACATTCGGTTCCGAGATATTCGGCGGATACGGCATCTGCAGCGAATACCCGGTATCCATGTTTTTGCGGGACGCATACCAGATCCAGTTCTCACCCATATCAAACGAGATGAGCCGCAATATGCTGATGCAGTTCCAGGGACTGCCCAAGTCCTGGGCATAA
- a CDS encoding NADH:flavin oxidoreductase produces MNFDKLFEPIKIGSLELKNRIAMAPMNMGYTDPLGYPGDQVLAHYATRARGGFGLLITEAVMINPHEWYGGDTMNVSHLTDYRYYRFWSKVVETVHSYDKCKICIQLSPGWGRQGHPPVSNPSVYPAAPSAVPLHIDLRNVLGNKGWMSQIKKNIKETTGADANFDELLKIPDEVYFSEEFQNNIKKMVMGTSDFLYHNIWREAPREITVEEIKELEGRMAAQAEAAFSIGFDAVEIHSPHGYLIHQFLSPMMNKRVDEYGGTVENRARFLTNIIRKIRAKVGNDRPVWCRLSGDDLQPGGVSHEDQCKVAALCKEAGVDAIDVSQGSYQTSGSTFAYYGEGDFTRWAKGFKDATGLPTIVPNFVTPHECIKAITEQSVDIVSLGRQSIADPFWPVKVKEGRVEDIVKCSRCQQCYMHFMLNKWITCSVNPTAGRERQFPELWLNGSKLESRVEKFKKKAAGLPQI; encoded by the coding sequence ATGAATTTCGACAAGCTTTTTGAGCCTATTAAAATCGGATCCCTGGAATTAAAAAACCGTATCGCCATGGCGCCCATGAACATGGGGTATACCGATCCGCTGGGGTACCCGGGAGACCAGGTGCTTGCACATTACGCAACGCGCGCGCGGGGCGGGTTCGGCTTGCTCATCACCGAGGCGGTCATGATCAATCCCCATGAATGGTATGGCGGAGACACCATGAACGTTTCGCACCTGACCGATTATCGTTATTACCGGTTCTGGAGCAAGGTAGTTGAGACAGTTCATTCCTATGATAAATGTAAAATATGCATCCAGCTCAGCCCGGGCTGGGGAAGGCAGGGACATCCGCCGGTCAGCAATCCGAGCGTATACCCGGCCGCCCCTTCGGCGGTACCGCTCCATATCGATTTGAGAAACGTACTGGGGAACAAGGGATGGATGAGCCAGATAAAGAAAAATATAAAGGAAACGACAGGCGCGGATGCGAATTTTGACGAGTTATTAAAGATCCCCGATGAAGTTTATTTCTCCGAGGAATTCCAGAACAATATCAAAAAAATGGTCATGGGAACATCCGATTTTCTCTATCACAACATCTGGCGCGAGGCTCCGCGTGAAATTACCGTTGAAGAGATCAAGGAGCTGGAAGGCCGAATGGCCGCCCAGGCCGAGGCCGCATTCAGCATTGGATTTGACGCAGTGGAAATTCACAGCCCCCACGGTTATCTGATACATCAGTTTTTATCTCCAATGATGAACAAGCGGGTTGATGAATATGGCGGCACCGTGGAAAACAGGGCCCGTTTCCTCACCAATATCATACGGAAGATCCGCGCAAAGGTCGGCAATGACAGACCGGTCTGGTGCAGGCTAAGCGGCGACGATCTCCAGCCGGGAGGGGTTTCCCATGAAGACCAGTGCAAGGTTGCGGCTCTGTGCAAGGAGGCGGGGGTCGATGCCATCGACGTTTCCCAGGGTAGTTATCAGACTTCCGGAAGCACCTTCGCGTACTACGGGGAAGGCGATTTCACCCGCTGGGCAAAGGGGTTCAAGGACGCGACAGGTTTGCCGACCATCGTTCCCAATTTCGTTACACCCCATGAATGTATTAAGGCCATTACGGAACAGTCAGTGGACATCGTGTCCCTCGGCCGCCAGTCCATAGCGGACCCCTTCTGGCCGGTGAAAGTCAAGGAAGGAAGGGTCGAGGATATCGTGAAATGCAGCCGCTGCCAGCAATGCTATATGCACTTCATGCTCAATAAATGGATCACCTGTTCGGTGAACCCGACCGCGGGCAGGGAGCGTCAGTTCCCCGAGTTGTGGCTGAACGGATCGAAGCTTGAATCAAGGGTCGAAAAGTTTAAGAAAAAAGCGGCAGGCCTTCCGCAGATATAA
- a CDS encoding CoA transferase subunit A gives MNQKLAQENDVILKSGSNELFSDPDPDTAREFFRGKTRAMVNKVTTAREAVKTLLNDGDYLVIGGFGANRIPTAILHEICRQEKKNLAFAGHTATHDMQILVGGGCIDRLDIAYIIGLEARGLSPSSRRAVESGAIKLTEWTNATLSWRIKAAAMGLSFIPARNIMGTDTFTFSASKEILCPFTGKKYAAHPALYPDFAAIHVHECDVYGNARVYGASVSDQDLAKAAKRVVITTERIVPNEEIRRQPHATFIPFWSVDAVIEVPYGSYPGNMPYEYFSDEEYLKQWLAIEKDPVAFKDFFKKQIMETCDFYEYLSLNGGIEKMMKLRAVENLIDSK, from the coding sequence ATGAATCAAAAATTAGCGCAAGAAAATGATGTAATTCTCAAATCGGGATCCAATGAATTGTTTTCCGATCCTGATCCGGATACGGCAAGAGAGTTTTTCAGGGGGAAAACCCGCGCCATGGTGAATAAAGTAACTACGGCACGGGAGGCGGTAAAGACCCTTCTGAACGACGGCGACTATCTTGTCATAGGCGGATTCGGAGCCAATAGGATACCCACGGCAATTTTACATGAGATATGCCGCCAGGAAAAGAAGAACCTGGCCTTCGCCGGCCATACGGCGACGCACGACATGCAGATACTGGTGGGCGGCGGCTGCATAGACCGGCTCGATATCGCCTATATCATCGGCCTCGAGGCGCGGGGCCTTTCGCCAAGCTCGCGGCGCGCCGTCGAAAGCGGTGCCATCAAGCTTACCGAATGGACCAATGCCACCCTGTCATGGCGGATCAAGGCCGCAGCCATGGGTCTTTCATTTATTCCGGCCAGGAATATCATGGGCACGGATACCTTCACGTTCAGCGCCTCAAAGGAAATCCTGTGCCCCTTTACCGGGAAAAAATATGCGGCGCACCCGGCCCTGTATCCGGACTTTGCCGCGATCCATGTGCACGAATGCGACGTGTACGGCAATGCCCGGGTCTATGGCGCTTCGGTCTCAGACCAGGACCTTGCAAAAGCTGCGAAGCGAGTGGTCATTACCACCGAGCGTATTGTTCCCAACGAGGAGATCAGGCGCCAGCCGCACGCAACTTTCATCCCCTTCTGGAGCGTGGACGCGGTCATCGAGGTGCCCTATGGAAGCTACCCGGGCAACATGCCCTACGAGTATTTTTCTGACGAAGAATATCTTAAACAATGGCTTGCCATCGAAAAGGACCCTGTCGCATTCAAGGATTTCTTTAAGAAACAGATTATGGAAACATGCGACTTCTATGAATATCTCAGTCTGAACGGAGGCATTGAGAAAATGATGAAGCTGCGGGCAGTTGAAAATCTGATCGATAGTAAATAG
- a CDS encoding long-chain-fatty-acid--CoA ligase has translation MYTLGDLPRNGAIFFPDRIAVVYEDTRLTYREFNNRVSRFSNALIKLGYGKGDRLCVMADNCSKYLEVYFGAAKIGMCVTPINLRLGDHELVYIINHCEATLFVVGDSFEDRVGGMKGELKGIKQWITLDNPVGGFLNYEELLEKSSDAEPDQDLFNVQEDDLAVLMYTGGTTGLPKGVMLNHRSCVLSGLTAAIAMALTRHDSTCYVLPIFHVSWWPILAIFLVYGKVCINRKPNLARIFELIQNEKCTHINLVPTIYGWMVDNPDVSKYDLSSLRVCSYAGSPFPTEVLKKCIKKFGNKFCQGYGATETAGAAISMLDDKDHYLEGPKSKYLTSAGNPSPCSRVKIVDDKDNTLKPGEMGEICAKGKHIMMGYWKNPEANKAALIDGWYHTGDIGYMDEDGFIYMTDRKADMIISGGENVYPAEVENVIYQHPAVFECSVVSAPDEKWGEIVQAVVVLRPGEKATEEEIIEHCKKSLAGYKCPKAVAFWDSIPKTIVGKIIKKDIKAKFWEGKEKMIG, from the coding sequence ATGTATACACTAGGAGATCTTCCCAGGAATGGGGCCATATTTTTCCCTGATAGAATTGCCGTTGTATATGAAGATACGAGGCTGACGTATCGCGAATTCAACAATCGGGTCAGCCGGTTTTCTAATGCGTTGATAAAATTGGGATACGGAAAGGGCGATCGACTCTGCGTTATGGCGGATAACTGCTCGAAGTATCTGGAGGTGTATTTTGGCGCGGCCAAGATAGGGATGTGCGTGACGCCCATCAATCTCAGGCTGGGAGACCATGAGCTGGTATATATCATCAATCACTGCGAGGCGACACTCTTCGTGGTGGGCGACAGTTTCGAGGATCGCGTTGGCGGGATGAAAGGCGAGCTGAAGGGCATCAAACAGTGGATAACTCTGGATAATCCCGTCGGAGGATTTCTTAATTATGAAGAGCTTCTTGAAAAATCTTCAGATGCGGAGCCGGACCAAGACCTCTTTAACGTGCAGGAAGATGACCTGGCGGTTCTCATGTACACCGGCGGTACGACAGGCCTTCCCAAGGGTGTCATGTTGAATCACAGAAGTTGTGTATTGTCGGGTTTAACCGCGGCCATTGCCATGGCATTAACCAGACATGATTCAACCTGCTACGTGCTTCCCATATTCCATGTATCCTGGTGGCCGATCCTCGCGATATTCCTGGTTTATGGGAAGGTGTGCATCAACAGGAAGCCTAACCTGGCCAGAATTTTTGAGCTCATACAGAATGAGAAATGCACACATATAAACCTGGTCCCAACCATTTACGGGTGGATGGTTGATAACCCCGATGTGTCGAAATACGATCTTTCCAGCCTCAGGGTCTGCTCCTACGCGGGGAGTCCCTTCCCGACGGAGGTCCTCAAAAAATGCATTAAGAAATTCGGAAATAAGTTCTGCCAGGGATACGGCGCCACGGAAACTGCCGGCGCAGCCATCAGTATGCTTGATGATAAAGACCATTATCTGGAAGGGCCAAAATCAAAATATCTGACAAGCGCGGGCAATCCTTCCCCCTGCTCACGGGTGAAAATCGTGGACGATAAGGACAATACGCTGAAGCCGGGTGAGATGGGGGAGATCTGCGCAAAGGGAAAGCATATCATGATGGGGTACTGGAAGAACCCCGAGGCGAACAAGGCCGCCCTGATCGACGGCTGGTACCACACGGGGGATATCGGGTACATGGATGAGGACGGATTCATCTACATGACGGACCGGAAGGCTGACATGATCATCTCCGGCGGAGAGAACGTGTATCCGGCGGAGGTGGAGAACGTGATCTATCAGCACCCGGCAGTGTTCGAATGCTCGGTTGTATCCGCTCCCGATGAGAAATGGGGCGAGATCGTGCAGGCCGTGGTGGTGCTGAGGCCCGGAGAAAAAGCCACGGAGGAAGAGATTATCGAGCATTGCAAAAAGAGCCTCGCGGGGTATAAGTGCCCCAAGGCCGTGGCCTTCTGGGATTCGATCCCGAAGACCATTGTCGGCAAGATAATTAAGAAGGACATCAAAGCGAAGTTTTGGGAAGGAAAAGAAAAAATGATCGGCTGA
- a CDS encoding amidohydrolase yields MKDNYFKIDPECHLIGDIGPVNHFPGVQMWWRAIDNIKRPLMTGAPPKLLGKFAGGIEAWEMEKNATPENILKAMDKYGVDIACLLPESMMDTTGFTSRWCTNGDMAKIVETNPDRFMYQPNISPIKQRGVKNAIWELEYWVKERGAKIFKYYSPEDTYMNDPDLWPFYEKAQELGIVLDFHTGMVWVPPGKSKYCHPEQLDDVARDFPDLKINAFHMGYPYADVLNMVALGHPNVYICLSLLVPWAITAPRKFARLLGEAIRFVGPDKITWGTDYAGFGAQVMGAVKGLQEFQIPEDMQDDYGYQPITDEDRAKIFGGNLGRLMGIDTTKRRIKS; encoded by the coding sequence ATGAAAGATAACTATTTCAAAATTGATCCTGAATGTCATCTCATCGGCGATATCGGCCCGGTGAACCATTTTCCCGGCGTGCAGATGTGGTGGCGGGCCATAGACAATATAAAGAGGCCCTTGATGACAGGGGCGCCGCCGAAGCTTCTCGGCAAATTTGCAGGCGGTATAGAAGCATGGGAGATGGAGAAAAATGCCACGCCGGAGAACATACTCAAAGCAATGGATAAGTACGGGGTTGATATTGCCTGTTTGCTGCCCGAGTCCATGATGGACACCACCGGGTTCACCAGCCGGTGGTGCACCAACGGCGACATGGCGAAGATCGTTGAAACGAACCCCGACCGGTTCATGTACCAGCCCAACATATCCCCGATCAAACAGCGTGGCGTGAAAAACGCCATCTGGGAGCTTGAGTACTGGGTGAAGGAGCGGGGCGCGAAGATATTCAAGTACTATTCGCCTGAAGACACGTACATGAACGACCCGGACCTCTGGCCGTTCTACGAGAAGGCGCAGGAGTTGGGAATTGTCCTCGACTTTCACACCGGCATGGTGTGGGTGCCGCCCGGAAAGAGCAAGTACTGCCACCCTGAGCAGCTCGATGATGTGGCACGGGACTTCCCGGATCTGAAGATCAACGCCTTTCACATGGGATATCCCTATGCTGACGTGCTCAACATGGTGGCCCTGGGACATCCCAATGTCTATATCTGCCTGAGCCTCCTGGTGCCCTGGGCAATAACCGCGCCACGCAAATTTGCTCGTCTCCTGGGAGAGGCGATCCGTTTCGTCGGCCCGGATAAGATTACCTGGGGTACCGATTACGCCGGCTTCGGCGCGCAGGTAATGGGAGCGGTCAAGGGCCTCCAGGAGTTCCAGATACCGGAGGATATGCAGGACGATTACGGGTATCAGCCCATCACGGATGAAGATCGCGCCAAAATTTTCGGCGGTAACCTGGGGCGGCTCATGGGGATCGATACGACGAAGCGGCGGATCAAGTCATAG
- a CDS encoding enoyl-CoA hydratase/isomerase family protein: MESYTTITYEIKGTVCHITLNRVDKKNAINREMAAELLHAFRRVREESGVAVVVLSGEGKSFCTGGDLSVFPSLCEHQSSINWLAHDGYDINKAIEQCEKVVVAKIKGYCLAGGLELALMCDLIYACESAKLGTTEINMGILPGWGGTVRIARSMPIFRAREIIYSGRKDYPAREMYEMGFLTRVFPDETFEKDFEAVVANLAAKKPIAIRMGKEVMAKSLECGSIDAALALERNAIQWLVYAPDIQAVMDNFRKKPEDLVNAQKAANVASDVKK, encoded by the coding sequence GTACACAACGATCACCTATGAAATCAAGGGTACCGTTTGTCACATCACCCTGAACCGGGTGGATAAGAAGAACGCCATCAACCGGGAAATGGCTGCTGAGCTCCTCCATGCGTTCAGGCGCGTGAGGGAAGAGAGCGGAGTCGCCGTCGTGGTCCTGTCGGGCGAGGGAAAATCCTTCTGCACCGGCGGGGACCTTTCAGTGTTCCCATCGCTCTGCGAGCACCAGAGCTCTATCAACTGGCTGGCCCATGACGGGTACGACATCAACAAGGCCATCGAGCAGTGCGAGAAAGTCGTAGTCGCCAAGATCAAAGGTTACTGCCTCGCCGGCGGCCTGGAGCTCGCCCTCATGTGTGATCTGATCTACGCGTGCGAGTCCGCGAAGCTTGGCACTACCGAGATAAATATGGGAATACTCCCGGGCTGGGGCGGCACCGTGCGCATCGCCCGCTCCATGCCGATATTCAGGGCGCGGGAGATCATCTACAGCGGCAGGAAGGACTATCCGGCCAGGGAGATGTACGAGATGGGCTTCCTCACCCGCGTGTTTCCCGATGAGACCTTTGAAAAGGATTTTGAGGCGGTGGTGGCGAACCTGGCTGCAAAAAAACCGATCGCCATCAGGATGGGCAAGGAGGTCATGGCGAAGTCCCTCGAATGCGGGAGCATCGATGCGGCCCTTGCCCTGGAGCGGAATGCGATCCAGTGGCTGGTGTATGCCCCTGACATCCAGGCGGTCATGGACAACTTCAGGAAAAAGCCCGAGGACCTGGTCAACGCCCAGAAGGCGGCGAACGTGGCGTCGGATGTTAAGAAGTAA